Below is a window of Bacillota bacterium DNA.
GCCCTCACGCCTGTGCCTCCTTGCGTAGTGTTTTCCCTACCGCTCCACCGGGATGAGTGACGGCAAAGGACTCTTTGGTGTATCCCTTCAGCTGCTGGACCGCCACACACAATGCGTCGCCCGCAATACCGTTGGCGAGAGAACTCCCGGTGGCTATCATCCCGAATGGGTCGGCCTCGGCAGGGACCCTTACGATAACCACCTGATCTGCCATGGACGCCAGAGTTGACTCCGGCGCTTCCGTCATGGCGATCACACTGGCTCCGCGTCTCCGGGCTATCTTGGAAAACTCGATGACTTCATCAGTCTCGCCACCCTTTGAAATCGCGATGAGGACATCGTTTGGGGTTATAGCGCCAGACGAACCGTGAAGGCTATCCGTTGCGTGAATGAAGACCGACGGGGCCCCTGAGCATGACAGAAGATGGGCTAGCCGCCACGCCATTGCATGCGAGGTGCCAACGCCTGTCACGAACACATGTCCCTTGCATCCTAAGACCAGTTTGAGCGCACCAATATACCCGTCGTCAACCTGATCAGCCACCATCTGAAGCATGCGTGCCTCTTTCATGATGGTGTCGCGAAGTAGCGCCAAGATCTCCTTATCATTCATCTCGTGACTCCTCCAAACCCACCCGCGAACGCCAGACTATATTCGGTGACAGATCGGCCTCAGGGCCGGGTATAATGAACGATAGACATCGTACTTCTCCAGATACATCTCATGCCGGTCGTAATCTGGCGTGTAGACGGCTTCGGTGCGAACAAGTTGATCGACGGCCTCAGTCAACGAGGTAAAGACTCCCGTTGCTAGACCGCCGAGCAATGCGGCCCCGAGGCATGCAGCTTCGCGAACGGCGAGTGTGGCTACCGGCACACCGAGCACATCCGCTTTCACTTGTAGCCACGCCGGAGACTTGGCGCCTCCACCCACGGCTCGAAGCTCTCGGACTTCCACACCCAGGCTATAAAGCGTGTCAAGGTTGATCTTTAGTTCATAGGTTAGGCTGTCGAGAATGCCCTTGACCACATCGTATCTAGTTGTTCCCAGAGTAAGTCCTACGACAGCCCCCTTCGACTTCGGATCCGACCACGGCGTACCACTTCCAACTAAGTGCGGAAGAAACAGCACATGCGAAGGGTCCTTGGGCACACGAGATATGATGAGATCATAGACATCGCACCCGGACTCGGCGGCCTCCCGAGCCTCGAGATGCCCGAAAGTGTCTCGGTACCACCTCAGCAGGAGCCCCCCCGTATGGTTGAGCGTTATTGTGAAGTAGATGCCGGGTACCACATGGTAATAGCACGGGTACTTGCTCCTCAACATCTCATCGCTTAGAATCGGCCTCTCGAATGGAATCCCCATTACTTCTGCAGTACCCGTGGAGACTGTAGCCATCTTCTCGCGCACTACGCCCGCACCGAGCGCGGCACAAGTCTGGTCGTGCCCCCCGGTGGCAAGACTGACTCCCTTTGGAAGCCCAAGCTCGCGGGCAAGCTCGGGGGCAATCCGTCCGGCGAAGTGTCCTGAAGGCACCACTGTTCCGAGTTTCTCGGACGGGATGCCCACAGCATCCAGGATCGACGATGACCATTCTCCTGCCGAGATGTCAAATGCCATCGTTCTGGAAGCCATGGACAGGTCCACAAGCGGCTCTCCGCCGAGCATGGCCAGAACGAACTCCTCGTAGTGCAGGAACTTCCAGGTCTTCTCGAACACATCCGGGCGATTGTTCTTGAGCCACATGATCTTGGTCAGAGCGTTCAGTGGATGGATGGGCATGCCGGTGTGCCTGAAGATGTTGTGGGCTCCGAACTTGTCGTCAAGCCAGCGGCACTCTTCCTCTGTACGAGCGTCCATTCCTAAGATTGCGGGGTATATGATATTCATGTGGGAGTCCACGGGTATGATTGCGTCGCCCTGAACGGAAAGGCCTATTACAGTCACCGGGTCGTTACGCGTCACCGAAGCAACCGCGCCTCCGATGACTTCTCGCACGGCCGCCATGACTTCAAGTGGATCCTGCTCGGCCCATTTGGGGTACGGACACGAGTAACCATACTCCTTGAACGAGTACCCGATCACCTGGCCATCCTGGCTGAAGATGGCCGCCTTGCATCCAGTGGTTCCGATGTCCAACCCGAGCAGGCTCATCGCTCCTCACTCCCGCCACCGCTACGCGCCACCTTGCGAACATCTCGCGATCAATGGTGGCTACTAAGGAATTAGGGCGCTAGGAACACGCCATGGGATGGGACTGCGTGCACAGCGGCACGCAATGCTATCCATGGCAACGTTTGCAATAACGTTTCCATAACTACAGCCACCCTTCTATTTGTTCGCCATAGTATCCGCCTGTTCCTCCTATAAGCCAAGAAAAACTCGCAATGGCAGCAGTGGCATCTGCTCCCTGTTTCCCGAGTGCAGTCGCATACATAACGTGGACACTCGCTATCACGACTGATTGAGTCAACGAGACAACCATGTCGCATCCCCCGACCCTTCGACCCGTCGAAACCTCGCAATACATCCTGCGGGCTGCGGGTCACTCCTTGTTAACCCGAAGACTCTCATCGATGTATGACAACAACTCTTTCAGACTCCCCCTCCTTTTCTGGAGAACCCCAACCCATAGAGCTTCCAGCACGCACAGTTGGGCCACACGGTGGGCCATCAGCTCTCCTGTCGAGGACTCCGCAAACGCGGCGGTAAGGAGCACATGATCCGCGATCCTGACAATTGGCGAAAGGGGGAAATTGGTAATTGCGACGGTTGTAGCCCCAGCTTTCTTGCTTTGCTTCAGAGCCCGAATTACTGTAGTGGTTTGGCCAGAGTGGGATATGCCTACCGCCATATCTCCCCTTCTCAAGAGACTCCCTGTTACTAGACTCACGTCAGGATCTGATGAGTACGATGTCTGGTAGCCAATTCTCGCAAACTTGTAGCATCCGGCATGCGCTACTGCGGCCGCATCTCCGATTGCGAAGAACACCACCCTGGAAGCACTGCTAAGAGCCTCAAGGACTCTACGATATTCATCCACGTCGATGGCTGCCAACGTATGCTCGATCGTGCGGACGGAGGATTGAAACACCTTTCGTAAGATGTCTCCATAGTCGTCGCTTGGCTGCACGTCCGGATAAAAGCCCCCACCCCCGGGTTCGCTCGTTGGCTCAAGGGCGGTCCGAAATTCTCGATAGTTCTCATATCCAATCCGACGGGCAAACCGCGACAATGTTGCGGTGCTACAACCAGCTGCCCTTGCCACCTCTGCAATGCCCATTTCAACGACGCTCTTCGGGTTTTGCAGGACGAACTCCGCTGCCTTTCTCTCGGCGGAGTTGAGCGAATCATATACCCGCTTGATTTTCACCGGTGCGGGCAACATTACTGGCAAGTCCCCACCGGCATCGCTATTGCCCTCCATTGCGCGCCTCCTCTTCTAGTTGAGGATCCCGTCTTGGATTCTCCGAAGCTGTAATAGCGTGGAGTCAACGAGTTCCACCGAATCATAGGTGATGATCTCGTCTTTCCTGACGTCACGTACCAGCCTTGCACCTTTCGCAAGCCCAAGGGGGAGCATCTTCTCATTCCGGGCGATGTGTCCCAATTCTATACTGCCTCGGTAACAATACTCACCGATGCCGTCCAGAACTGTTCCAGCAGGCAGATGCCTCTTTGCAATTGCTATGCATTCGGCAGTCAGGGGCCTTTTCAGCGGCTGCATCGTCGCCTCGTGATACAAGACAGCCTGAGCCGCAGTCAGAGGCGTCTCCATCCCGCAGAGATGATATGGGCGATAGAGCAGGTAGTTTGGACCGTTTCCCATGTCCCTCTGAATCAAGCTGTCTATGAGCCGCGGCTGGTCTGTAGTCACGACTAGAAAGACGCCCGGGTGCACATCACCAATGGCAAAGTCTACGACTCCTTCTCTTTCCAAGATGCCTCCTTGGTGCTTGCGGCAGAATACCTTGGCTAGGTCTTTTACAACACACTTCGGACCATGCATCCCACGGATGTCGGGAACAAGGCCGGTTGCGTTGGCAACAGCTGCCATCTCAACCATCGTCTTTGACCCATCCACAAACTCCACCAGCATCCTGGGACTCATGCTCCTGGTCTTAGCCCTCTCGGCCCACTCATCAGGGGTTGCATAAGGATCCAAGGGATTGTTTTTTCCCTTTCCCGCTGCTACCACCTTGAGCCCCAAGGCCTTGGCAAACCTGTACAGCTCCATTATCGAGCCCGGCTCGTCGCCCGCCGTGAGAGTGTATATGACCCCAGCGTTGTCTGCCAGCTGCCTCAGAATTGGCCCAACCGTGACATCGCATTCTAGGTTCATCATCACAACGTGTTTCTTGTGGTTGATAGCGTCAAGAGCGATGCGAGCGCCCATTTCCGGGGACCCGGTGGCATCGATGACTACCTGAACCTGAGGGGTCCTCGTGGCCATTTCATATCTCGTTGACACCAAAACCCGGCTTTGGCCCAGCATCCGCGCCGCCTCGTAGGCGCTGTCCACGAGCGTAGGTTCGCGGTTGTCCTGGGCAAGCTTCAAGCCCTCGAGCACCGTTGACGAGTCAAGATCGACCGCGACGCAGATCTCTATGCCCTTCATCTGCCTAACCTGGGCAAGTATGTCTTTGCCCATCTGCCCGACACCTATCAAACCAACCCTAATAGGAGTCCCTGCTCTGTGCAGCTCCTCAAGCTTTTCGTCGATAGCGTACATCGTCTCGCCCTCCGATCTTGTACGAGCTGCGACCAACTGCTATAGCAATCTTCAGGGATTGATGAACCCGTGGCCGCTCCGCGAAGAGTGACTCCCTGTTCTGCCAAGGTGAAGAGGTCTTTCCATCGGTATCATACCATAGACACCTGGCGATGTGAAGACACATTTTGCATACAGGCTGAGTGATATGAAAGTACTGAGAAACGGGCAATGTGGGATTGCGCATAGTCGTGCGGTAGTCGCCATTATGCAGCAAACGTGGCTAGCCCATGCATTTCATACCATCGTCGCCCACATGAAAATGCTGTGACTGGTCGATAGAGACAGCATCGCGAGACCGGCTCTGAGAGGCGCGGATGCGCCGGGCGCGGGGCACCTCGGCACCAATGGAAAGTCCGGTCAAAGACGTTGGTGCTGGGTAGCGA
It encodes the following:
- a CDS encoding SIS domain-containing protein; its protein translation is MNDKEILALLRDTIMKEARMLQMVADQVDDGYIGALKLVLGCKGHVFVTGVGTSHAMAWRLAHLLSCSGAPSVFIHATDSLHGSSGAITPNDVLIAISKGGETDEVIEFSKIARRRGASVIAMTEAPESTLASMADQVVIVRVPAEADPFGMIATGSSLANGIAGDALCVAVQQLKGYTKESFAVTHPGGAVGKTLRKEAQA
- a CDS encoding FGGY family carbohydrate kinase → MSLLGLDIGTTGCKAAIFSQDGQVIGYSFKEYGYSCPYPKWAEQDPLEVMAAVREVIGGAVASVTRNDPVTVIGLSVQGDAIIPVDSHMNIIYPAILGMDARTEEECRWLDDKFGAHNIFRHTGMPIHPLNALTKIMWLKNNRPDVFEKTWKFLHYEEFVLAMLGGEPLVDLSMASRTMAFDISAGEWSSSILDAVGIPSEKLGTVVPSGHFAGRIAPELARELGLPKGVSLATGGHDQTCAALGAGVVREKMATVSTGTAEVMGIPFERPILSDEMLRSKYPCYYHVVPGIYFTITLNHTGGLLLRWYRDTFGHLEAREAAESGCDVYDLIISRVPKDPSHVLFLPHLVGSGTPWSDPKSKGAVVGLTLGTTRYDVVKGILDSLTYELKINLDTLYSLGVEVRELRAVGGGAKSPAWLQVKADVLGVPVATLAVREAACLGAALLGGLATGVFTSLTEAVDQLVRTEAVYTPDYDRHEMYLEKYDVYRSLYPALRPICHRI
- a CDS encoding MurR/RpiR family transcriptional regulator produces the protein MEGNSDAGGDLPVMLPAPVKIKRVYDSLNSAERKAAEFVLQNPKSVVEMGIAEVARAAGCSTATLSRFARRIGYENYREFRTALEPTSEPGGGGFYPDVQPSDDYGDILRKVFQSSVRTIEHTLAAIDVDEYRRVLEALSSASRVVFFAIGDAAAVAHAGCYKFARIGYQTSYSSDPDVSLVTGSLLRRGDMAVGISHSGQTTTVIRALKQSKKAGATTVAITNFPLSPIVRIADHVLLTAAFAESSTGELMAHRVAQLCVLEALWVGVLQKRRGSLKELLSYIDESLRVNKE
- a CDS encoding NAD(P)-dependent oxidoreductase; this translates as MYAIDEKLEELHRAGTPIRVGLIGVGQMGKDILAQVRQMKGIEICVAVDLDSSTVLEGLKLAQDNREPTLVDSAYEAARMLGQSRVLVSTRYEMATRTPQVQVVIDATGSPEMGARIALDAINHKKHVVMMNLECDVTVGPILRQLADNAGVIYTLTAGDEPGSIMELYRFAKALGLKVVAAGKGKNNPLDPYATPDEWAERAKTRSMSPRMLVEFVDGSKTMVEMAAVANATGLVPDIRGMHGPKCVVKDLAKVFCRKHQGGILEREGVVDFAIGDVHPGVFLVVTTDQPRLIDSLIQRDMGNGPNYLLYRPYHLCGMETPLTAAQAVLYHEATMQPLKRPLTAECIAIAKRHLPAGTVLDGIGEYCYRGSIELGHIARNEKMLPLGLAKGARLVRDVRKDEIITYDSVELVDSTLLQLRRIQDGILN